Proteins from a genomic interval of Mycobacterium conspicuum:
- a CDS encoding type 1 glutamine amidotransferase — translation MADSVVRIGLVLPDVMGTYGDGGNAVVLRQRLLLRGIAAEVVEITLADPVPESLDLYTLGGAEDYAQRLATRHLIKYPGLQRAAERGAPVLAVCAAVQVLGHWYETSAGERVDGVGLLDATTSPQDARTIGELVGKPLVAGLSQRLTGFENHRGGTVLGPAAAPLSAVVKGAGNRRGDGFDGAVQGSVFATYMHGPCLARNPELADLLLGRVVGKLAPLQLPEVDLLRRERLTAR, via the coding sequence ATGGCTGATTCGGTCGTCCGCATCGGACTGGTGCTGCCCGACGTGATGGGCACCTACGGCGACGGCGGCAACGCCGTGGTGCTGCGCCAACGGCTGCTGCTGCGCGGCATCGCCGCGGAGGTTGTCGAGATCACGCTCGCCGATCCCGTTCCGGAGTCGTTGGACCTCTACACGCTGGGCGGCGCGGAAGACTACGCGCAGCGACTGGCCACCAGGCACCTGATCAAATACCCCGGACTGCAGCGCGCGGCGGAGCGCGGTGCGCCGGTGCTCGCGGTCTGCGCGGCCGTCCAGGTGCTGGGGCACTGGTATGAGACGTCGGCGGGTGAGCGGGTCGACGGCGTGGGCCTGCTGGATGCGACCACGTCGCCGCAGGACGCGCGCACGATCGGCGAGCTGGTCGGCAAGCCGTTGGTGGCCGGGTTGAGCCAACGTCTCACCGGTTTCGAGAACCACCGCGGGGGCACCGTGCTCGGCCCCGCGGCGGCGCCGCTGAGCGCCGTGGTCAAAGGCGCGGGCAACCGGCGCGGTGACGGTTTCGACGGCGCCGTTCAGGGCAGCGTGTTCGCGACCTATATGCACGGACCGTGTCTGGCCCGCAACCCGGAGCTCGCCGATCTGCTGCTCGGCAGGGTGGTGGGCAAGCTGGCGCCGTTGCAGTTGCCCGAGGTGGACCTGCTGCGCCGCGAGCGGCTCACGGCGCGGTGA
- a CDS encoding C39 family peptidase: MTNASVSISGLAVVFSVAAIGFAGAAQAAPAPHATAEGMHGDPAAAAPFWRYQRQDYDCGEMAAADVVGEITGRQPTEDEVTAVAETVLSVNHSGPIYKPGSRTSNSDLQPLLAHYGIPASSLHTNTDALIEDLDHGRKIIAGVNDKIIWNKRGDRSVENHFVVVTGIDTRAGMVHLNDTGSSVGRDEQVSVATFEQAWATSNNFAVVTG, encoded by the coding sequence ATGACAAACGCGTCGGTATCGATCAGCGGACTCGCGGTTGTGTTCAGCGTTGCCGCGATCGGATTCGCCGGTGCGGCCCAAGCCGCTCCCGCCCCACACGCCACCGCCGAAGGGATGCACGGCGACCCGGCCGCGGCCGCGCCGTTTTGGCGCTACCAGCGACAGGATTACGACTGCGGTGAAATGGCCGCGGCCGACGTGGTCGGTGAGATCACCGGCCGCCAGCCCACCGAGGACGAGGTCACGGCCGTGGCGGAAACCGTGCTGAGCGTGAACCACTCCGGACCGATTTACAAGCCCGGCAGCAGAACGAGCAACAGCGACCTGCAGCCGCTGCTGGCGCACTACGGAATTCCGGCCTCCTCGCTCCACACCAACACTGACGCGCTCATCGAGGATCTGGACCACGGCCGCAAGATCATCGCCGGCGTCAACGACAAAATCATCTGGAACAAGCGCGGTGACCGCAGCGTGGAGAACCACTTCGTGGTGGTCACCGGCATCGACACCAGGGCCGGGATGGTGCACCTCAACGACACCGGTTCCTCGGTCGGCCGCGACGAGCAGGTGTCCGTCGCCACCTTCGAACAGGCCTGGGCGACCAGCAACAACTTCGCCGTCGTCACCGGCTAG
- the recR gene encoding recombination mediator RecR, producing MFEGPVQDLIDELGKLPGIGPKSAQRIAFHLLSVEPPDIDRLTAVLAKVRDGVRFCAVCGNVSDEERCRICADPRRDGSQVCVVEEPKDVQAVERTREFRGRYHVLGGALDPLSGVGPDQLRIRELLSRIGERVDDVDITEVIIATDPNTEGEATATYLVRMLRDIPGLTVTRIASGLPMGGDLEFADELTLGRALSGRRAMV from the coding sequence ATGTTTGAGGGACCTGTCCAGGATCTGATCGACGAGCTTGGCAAGCTGCCCGGTATCGGACCCAAGAGCGCGCAGCGTATCGCGTTCCATCTGCTGTCAGTCGAACCGCCGGACATCGACCGGCTCACCGCCGTGTTGGCCAAGGTCCGCGACGGCGTGCGGTTCTGCGCGGTGTGCGGCAACGTCTCCGACGAGGAGCGCTGCCGGATCTGCGCCGACCCCCGCCGCGATGGTTCGCAGGTCTGCGTCGTCGAGGAGCCGAAAGACGTCCAGGCCGTCGAGCGCACCCGCGAATTCCGCGGCCGCTATCACGTGCTGGGTGGGGCGCTGGATCCGCTGTCCGGCGTCGGTCCCGACCAACTGCGGATCCGCGAGCTGCTCAGCCGCATCGGTGAGCGCGTCGACGACGTCGACATCACCGAGGTGATCATCGCCACCGACCCCAACACCGAGGGCGAGGCGACGGCCACCTACCTGGTCCGGATGCTGCGCGACATCCCGGGACTGACAGTCACGCGGATCGCGTCCGGGCTGCCGATGGGCGGGGACTTGGAGTTCGCCGACGAGTTGACGTTGGGCCGCGCGCTCAGCGGCCGCCGCGCCATGGTCTGA
- a CDS encoding class I SAM-dependent methyltransferase, whose product MTAIRESARASHKLSMAEILQIFTATGQQPLKFTAYDGSCAGDDDADLGLDLRTPRGATYLATAPGELGIARAYVSGDLQTYGVHPGDPYELLKTLTERVDFKRPSLPVLANVVRSIGVEHLLPVAPPPQETPPRWRRVAAGLMHSKTRDAEAIHHHYDVSNTFYEWVLGPSMTYTCAVYPHANATLEEAQDNKYRLIFDKLRLQPGDRLLDVGCGWGGMVRYSARRGVRAVGATLSAEQAKWAQKAIEDEGLAGLAEVRHCDYRDVPEAGFDAVSSIGLTEHIGVKNYPAYFGFLKSKLRTGGLLLNHCITRHDNRSTSFAGGFTDRYVFPDGELTGSGRIVTEIQEVGMEVLHEENLRHHYAMTLRDWCRNLVEHWDEAVGEVGLPIAKVWGLYMAASRVAFERNNLQLHHVLAAKVDAWGDDNLPLRPWWTA is encoded by the coding sequence ATGACGGCAATCAGAGAGTCGGCGCGCGCATCACACAAACTGAGCATGGCCGAGATCCTGCAGATCTTCACGGCGACCGGCCAGCAACCACTGAAGTTCACCGCCTACGACGGCAGTTGCGCCGGAGACGACGACGCCGACCTGGGGCTGGATCTTCGTACCCCCCGCGGCGCCACCTATCTGGCGACCGCTCCCGGCGAACTCGGCATCGCCCGCGCTTACGTGTCGGGCGATTTGCAGACCTACGGCGTGCACCCCGGTGATCCCTACGAGCTGCTGAAGACGCTCACCGAAAGGGTTGACTTCAAGCGACCGTCGTTGCCGGTGCTAGCCAACGTCGTGCGATCGATCGGCGTCGAACATCTGTTGCCGGTCGCGCCGCCCCCGCAAGAGACCCCGCCGCGGTGGCGCCGGGTCGCGGCCGGCTTGATGCACAGCAAGACCCGCGACGCCGAGGCCATCCACCACCACTACGACGTCTCCAACACGTTTTACGAATGGGTGCTGGGTCCGTCGATGACCTACACCTGCGCGGTCTACCCGCACGCCAACGCGACGCTGGAAGAGGCGCAGGACAACAAGTACCGGCTGATCTTCGACAAGCTGCGGCTACAGCCGGGCGATCGCCTGCTCGACGTCGGCTGCGGCTGGGGCGGCATGGTGCGCTACTCCGCCCGACGTGGGGTGCGCGCCGTCGGCGCCACGCTGTCGGCCGAGCAAGCGAAGTGGGCCCAAAAGGCCATCGAGGACGAGGGGCTCGCGGGGCTGGCCGAGGTCCGGCACTGCGACTATCGCGACGTACCCGAGGCGGGATTCGACGCGGTGTCCTCGATCGGGCTGACCGAGCACATCGGCGTCAAGAACTACCCCGCCTACTTCGGCTTCCTCAAGTCGAAGCTGCGCACCGGCGGGCTGCTGCTGAATCACTGCATCACCCGCCACGACAACCGGTCGACGTCCTTCGCCGGCGGATTCACCGACCGCTACGTGTTTCCCGACGGCGAGCTGACCGGCTCGGGCCGCATCGTCACCGAGATCCAGGAAGTCGGCATGGAGGTCTTGCATGAGGAGAACCTCCGCCACCACTACGCGATGACGCTGCGCGACTGGTGCCGCAACCTCGTCGAGCATTGGGACGAAGCGGTCGGCGAGGTCGGGCTGCCGATCGCCAAGGTGTGGGGCCTGTACATGGCGGCATCACGAGTTGCCTTCGAACGCAACAACCTTCAGCTGCATCATGTGCTGGCGGCCAAGGTCGACGCGTGGGGCGACGACAATCTGCCGCTGCGGCCCTGGTGGACCGCCTGA
- a CDS encoding TetR/AcrR family transcriptional regulator, translating to MASRSASDDTTRPQRRPASVSPGRPPNSELEARRGRMLEAAATEFLSRGYADASIARMARAAGMSNKTFYARFPNKDALLLEVAGELASASLNAAVGAVADAQADPEHGLLAFGLQIARGWQSPWVVGLYRLVIAEAPRFPELAGMYHTTMAQLRTALSDYMREQAKRGALDIVDPDSAARQFGMLSFGEVRERALLGEPFTDEQLQAIVRRGVRVFLHGYARR from the coding sequence ATGGCATCCCGGAGCGCATCAGACGACACCACCCGGCCGCAGCGGCGGCCCGCCTCGGTCAGTCCGGGCCGCCCACCCAACTCCGAGCTGGAGGCGCGCCGCGGCCGCATGCTGGAGGCCGCCGCGACGGAGTTTCTGTCTCGCGGCTACGCCGACGCCAGCATCGCGCGCATGGCCCGCGCCGCAGGCATGTCTAACAAGACGTTCTACGCCCGCTTCCCCAACAAGGACGCACTGCTGCTCGAGGTGGCCGGGGAGCTGGCCTCGGCCTCGCTGAATGCCGCGGTCGGGGCGGTGGCCGACGCCCAGGCAGATCCGGAACACGGCTTGCTGGCATTCGGGCTGCAGATCGCGCGGGGCTGGCAGTCGCCCTGGGTCGTGGGTCTGTACCGGCTGGTGATTGCCGAGGCGCCCCGGTTTCCGGAGCTGGCTGGGATGTATCACACCACCATGGCGCAGCTGCGCACCGCACTGTCCGATTACATGCGCGAACAAGCCAAGCGGGGTGCTCTCGACATTGTTGACCCCGACTCCGCGGCCCGCCAGTTCGGCATGCTCAGCTTCGGTGAGGTTCGGGAGCGGGCGTTGCTCGGGGAACCGTTCACCGACGAACAGCTTCAGGCGATCGTGCGGCGCGGCGTGCGGGTGTTTCTGCATGGCTACGCCCGCCGGTAA
- a CDS encoding Mur ligase family protein — MVTTRARLALAAGSGARWASRVTGRGAGAMIGGLVAMTLDRSILRQLGAGRRTVVVTGTNGKSTTTRMTAAALGTLGPVATNAEGANMDAGLVAALAANRQAPLAALEVDEMHVPHVSDAVEPSAIVLLNLSRDQLDRVGEINVIERALRAGLAEHPKAVVIANCDDVLMTSAAYDSPNVVWVAAGGSWANDSVSCPRSGEVIVREQGHWYSTGADFKRPSPHWWFDDDTLYGPDGLALPMRLALPGSVNRGNAAQAVAAAVALGADPAAAVAAVAGVDEVAGRYRTVRIGAHEVRMLLAKNPAGWQEALSMVDKHAAGVVISVNGQIPDGEDLSWLWDVRFEHFETTAFKRPIVAAGERGTDLAVRLGYAGVEHTLVHDTVAAIASCPPGRVEVVANYTAFLQLQRRLARHG, encoded by the coding sequence GTGGTAACCACCCGTGCGCGCCTGGCCCTCGCCGCCGGTTCCGGCGCGCGATGGGCGTCGCGGGTCACCGGACGCGGGGCCGGCGCGATGATCGGCGGCCTGGTGGCGATGACGCTGGATCGCTCGATCCTTCGTCAGCTCGGCGCGGGCCGGCGAACCGTCGTCGTAACCGGGACCAACGGCAAATCCACCACCACCCGGATGACCGCGGCCGCGTTGGGCACGTTGGGACCGGTGGCCACCAACGCCGAAGGCGCCAATATGGATGCCGGCCTGGTAGCCGCGCTGGCCGCCAACCGGCAGGCCCCGCTGGCGGCGCTGGAAGTCGACGAGATGCATGTGCCGCACGTCTCGGACGCGGTCGAGCCGAGCGCCATCGTCCTGCTCAACCTCTCGCGCGACCAGCTGGACCGGGTCGGCGAGATCAACGTGATCGAACGCGCGCTGCGGGCCGGGCTTGCGGAGCACCCCAAGGCGGTGGTGATCGCCAACTGCGACGACGTCCTGATGACCTCGGCCGCCTACGACAGCCCGAACGTGGTGTGGGTGGCCGCGGGCGGTTCGTGGGCCAACGACTCGGTCAGCTGCCCCCGCAGCGGCGAAGTCATCGTCCGCGAGCAGGGCCACTGGTATTCGACCGGCGCCGACTTCAAGCGGCCCAGTCCGCACTGGTGGTTCGACGACGACACCCTCTACGGTCCCGACGGGCTGGCGTTGCCGATGCGGCTGGCGCTGCCCGGCTCGGTGAACCGCGGCAACGCCGCGCAGGCCGTGGCCGCCGCCGTCGCGCTGGGCGCCGACCCGGCGGCGGCGGTGGCGGCGGTCGCAGGGGTCGACGAGGTCGCCGGGCGCTACCGGACCGTGCGCATCGGCGCACACGAGGTGCGGATGCTGCTGGCCAAAAATCCGGCCGGCTGGCAGGAGGCGCTGTCGATGGTCGACAAGCACGCGGCCGGGGTAGTCATCTCGGTCAACGGGCAGATCCCCGACGGCGAGGACCTGTCCTGGCTGTGGGACGTGCGCTTCGAGCACTTCGAGACAACGGCCTTCAAAAGGCCGATAGTCGCCGCCGGCGAACGCGGCACCGACCTGGCGGTGCGTCTGGGGTATGCCGGCGTCGAGCACACGCTGGTGCACGACACGGTGGCGGCCATCGCGTCCTGCCCACCCGGCCGGGTCGAGGTCGTCGCCAACTACACCGCGTTCCTTCAGCTGCAGCGCAGGTTGGCCCGTCATGGCTGA
- a CDS encoding FAD-binding oxidoreductase, whose translation MVPVQASALATHTAGVERLMASYRSIPATASVRLAKPTSNLFRARTKRTARGLDTSGLRNVIGVDPEARTADVAGMCTYADLVAATLPYGLTPLVVPQLKTITLGGAVTGLGIESASFRNGLPHESVLEMDILTGAGELITATADQHADLFRAFPNSYGTLGYSTRLRIELEPVAPFVALRHIRFHSLTELTAAMERIIDTGGSDGTPVDYLDGVVFSADESYLCVGTRTTTPGPVSDYTGQRIYYRSIQHDAGITDDRLTIHDYLWRWDTDWFWCSRAFGAQNPRLRRWWPRRFRRSSFYWKLIAADQRFGIADRIERRNGRPPRERVVQDIEVPVERAVEFLEWFLDNVPIEPIWLCPLRLRDREGWPLYPIRPDRTYVNIGFWSSVPAGDSEGATNRRIEAKVSSLDGHKSLYSDSYYTRDEFDQLYGGETYNTVKKTYDPDSRLLDLYAKAVQRR comes from the coding sequence CTGGTGCCTGTCCAAGCTTCTGCACTGGCCACACACACGGCGGGCGTCGAACGGTTGATGGCGAGTTATCGATCCATCCCCGCGACGGCATCCGTCCGACTTGCCAAACCCACCTCAAACCTGTTCCGCGCCCGCACCAAACGCACTGCGCGCGGCCTGGACACGTCGGGTTTGAGGAATGTCATCGGCGTCGACCCAGAGGCCCGCACCGCCGACGTGGCCGGCATGTGCACCTACGCAGACCTGGTGGCCGCGACTCTGCCGTATGGCCTTACGCCACTGGTGGTTCCGCAGTTGAAGACCATCACCCTCGGCGGCGCGGTCACCGGTCTGGGGATCGAATCGGCGTCGTTTCGCAACGGTCTGCCGCACGAGTCGGTGCTGGAGATGGATATCCTCACCGGCGCTGGGGAATTGATCACCGCGACCGCCGACCAGCACGCCGATCTGTTCCGCGCCTTCCCCAATTCGTATGGAACGCTGGGGTATTCAACCAGACTGCGGATCGAACTGGAGCCCGTCGCGCCCTTTGTCGCGTTGCGGCACATCCGGTTCCACTCGCTGACGGAACTGACCGCTGCGATGGAACGGATCATCGACACCGGCGGAAGCGACGGCACCCCAGTGGATTACCTCGACGGTGTGGTGTTCAGCGCCGACGAGAGCTACTTGTGCGTCGGCACGCGGACCACCACCCCGGGCCCGGTCAGCGACTACACCGGGCAGCGCATCTACTACCGGTCGATTCAGCATGATGCCGGTATCACGGACGACCGGCTGACCATCCATGACTACCTCTGGCGCTGGGACACCGACTGGTTCTGGTGCTCACGCGCGTTCGGCGCGCAGAATCCGCGCCTGCGCCGCTGGTGGCCGCGTCGCTTCCGGCGCAGCAGCTTTTACTGGAAACTCATCGCCGCAGACCAGCGCTTCGGCATCGCCGACCGGATCGAACGACGCAACGGCCGGCCGCCACGCGAACGGGTGGTGCAGGACATCGAGGTGCCGGTGGAACGAGCCGTCGAGTTCTTGGAGTGGTTCTTGGACAACGTGCCCATCGAGCCAATCTGGCTGTGCCCGTTGAGACTTCGCGATCGTGAGGGTTGGCCCCTGTATCCGATCCGCCCGGACCGCACATACGTCAACATCGGGTTCTGGTCCTCGGTGCCGGCCGGGGACAGCGAGGGGGCGACCAACCGGCGCATCGAAGCGAAGGTGAGTTCGCTCGACGGGCACAAGTCGTTGTACTCCGACTCCTACTACACCCGCGACGAGTTTGACCAGCTCTACGGCGGGGAGACCTACAACACGGTAAAGAAAACCTACGATCCGGATTCACGTCTTCTTGACCTTTACGCAAAGGCGGTGCAACGGCGATGA
- a CDS encoding SRPBCC family protein has protein sequence MGQVSAASTILVNVEPAATLAAVADYQTVRPKILSPQYSEYEVLQGGQGAGTVAKWKLQATKSRVRDVQVNVDVAGHTVIEKDANSSMVTNWTVAPAGPGSSVTVKTSWDGAGGIGGFFEKTFAPLGLKKIQGEVLANLKRELEK, from the coding sequence ATGGGACAGGTCAGCGCGGCCAGCACGATATTGGTCAACGTCGAGCCCGCGGCCACGCTCGCCGCAGTGGCCGACTACCAGACGGTCCGGCCGAAAATTCTGTCGCCGCAGTACAGCGAATACGAAGTGCTGCAGGGCGGGCAGGGGGCGGGCACGGTCGCCAAGTGGAAGCTGCAGGCGACGAAATCACGCGTGCGCGACGTGCAGGTCAACGTCGACGTCGCCGGGCACACCGTCATCGAGAAGGACGCGAACTCGTCCATGGTGACCAACTGGACGGTGGCCCCGGCCGGGCCCGGCTCCAGCGTCACCGTGAAGACCTCGTGGGACGGCGCGGGCGGCATCGGAGGCTTCTTCGAGAAGACCTTTGCGCCGCTGGGGCTGAAGAAGATCCAGGGCGAGGTGCTGGCCAACCTCAAGCGGGAATTGGAAAAATAG
- a CDS encoding YbaB/EbfC family nucleoid-associated protein produces MQPGGDMSALLAQAQQMQQKLLETQQQLANAEIHGEAGGGLVKVVVKGSGEVIGVTIDPKVANPDDVETLQDLIVGAMAHASQQVTKMAQERLGALTGALTPPQPPQAPQPPQPPQAPPATPGF; encoded by the coding sequence ATGCAACCCGGAGGCGATATGTCGGCACTGCTGGCGCAGGCACAGCAGATGCAGCAGAAGCTACTGGAGACCCAGCAGCAACTCGCGAATGCCGAGATACACGGTGAAGCCGGCGGCGGCCTGGTCAAGGTCGTCGTCAAGGGCAGCGGGGAAGTGATCGGCGTGACCATCGACCCCAAGGTCGCCAACCCCGACGACGTCGAGACCTTGCAAGACTTGATCGTCGGTGCGATGGCCCACGCCTCTCAACAGGTCACCAAGATGGCGCAGGAACGGCTGGGGGCACTCACCGGTGCGCTAACGCCGCCGCAGCCGCCCCAGGCCCCGCAGCCGCCCCAGCCCCCCCAGGCCCCGCCTGCGACGCCGGGGTTCTGA
- a CDS encoding Rv3717 family N-acetylmuramoyl-L-alanine amidase encodes MVVGLLVAATTATIPATAPAWAAPSNIAGMVVFIDPGHNGANDASIGRQVPTGRGGTKDCQASGTSTNDGYPEHTFTWDTALRVRAELNALGVRTALSRGNDNALGPCVDERANMANALRPNAILSIHADGGPATGRGFHVNYSAPPLNAAQAGPSVQYARIMRDQMQASGIPPATYIGQGGLYGRADLAGLNLAQYPAILVECGNMKNPVDSALMESPDGRQKYADAMVRGVAGFLASQGQAR; translated from the coding sequence ATGGTCGTTGGCCTGCTCGTCGCGGCCACCACAGCAACCATCCCAGCCACCGCGCCCGCCTGGGCGGCCCCCTCCAACATCGCCGGCATGGTCGTGTTCATCGACCCCGGCCACAACGGGGCCAACGACGCGTCCATCGGCCGGCAGGTGCCCACCGGTCGCGGCGGCACCAAGGACTGCCAGGCCAGCGGGACGTCGACCAACGACGGGTATCCCGAGCACACGTTCACCTGGGACACCGCGCTGCGGGTCCGCGCCGAGCTGAACGCTCTGGGGGTGCGGACCGCCCTGTCGCGCGGCAACGACAACGCGCTGGGGCCGTGTGTCGACGAGCGCGCCAACATGGCCAATGCGTTGCGCCCCAACGCGATCCTGAGCATCCACGCCGACGGCGGGCCCGCAACGGGGCGAGGGTTCCACGTCAACTACTCCGCCCCGCCGCTCAACGCCGCGCAGGCGGGACCGTCCGTCCAGTACGCCCGGATCATGCGTGACCAGATGCAGGCGTCGGGCATCCCGCCGGCGACCTACATCGGCCAGGGCGGCCTGTACGGCCGCGCGGACCTGGCCGGCCTGAACCTGGCGCAGTATCCCGCGATCCTGGTCGAGTGCGGCAACATGAAGAATCCGGTGGATTCGGCGTTGATGGAGTCGCCCGACGGGAGGCAGAAATACGCCGACGCGATGGTGCGCGGCGTTGCGGGCTTCCTGGCCAGCCAGGGCCAGGCGCGCTAG